Below is a genomic region from Equus caballus isolate H_3958 breed thoroughbred chromosome X, TB-T2T, whole genome shotgun sequence.
acatggcgccacttggcaagccatgctatggtaggcgtcctacatataaagtagaggaaaatgggcacagacattagctcagggccagtcttcctcagcaaaaagaggaggattggcggcagatgttagctcagagctaatcttcctcaaaaaaaaaaaaattgtgcacTTAAACTAAGGAGAAATCATAATGCAATAGTTCCATGAGTGAACTGCCAAGGTGGATCAGGCTCCTTTTAGTTAGTGGAAAATCAAGAAAGATTATGTAGTTAAGGTCATGAATGGCGCAGACATATCCATTTTGGTAAACCTGATTtgtggaagaggaaaagaggctCAGTTCTGAGGTGTGTGAAAATGGTAATTCTCTTTTGAGGACTACGATTACTTTTAGAAGGGGCATCTGATGCAGTATATTTAGTATGGGGTAAGGGTAAGAAGAAAATACACAGGTATGACGCTTATttggagcaggaaaggagaaaggtataaaggaaaagaaaaggtaacgcgctcttcctgcccctccccctcctttagAGACTCAGTAATCAGCCTGCCCCTAGTACCACCCACTTACCCAAATTCTCTTGACTAGGACTCAGACCCTTCGGATCTGCGCTTTTTAGAAGTACTTTCACATTCTGGCACCTTAAGCCTGAAACGCCCTTTAGGCAAGTGTTAGGAGGGAAAAATGTATTCTTGCAATTCAAAACGGACTCGAATCCTACAAGAGAGCTTTTATGTTCTCATATTCTCTCGTTCCTTGCTCGTCCATTTTTCATAAAACGACGCGACACACCTGGCCACACCGCCTCAGATCCTACTCTAATGCCTGCCCATCCTGTTACCCTTTTAAGAGGCGGATCCTGCAgtgtcctttcctccctcccagccaccTCTACCCCCAGTCGTCTGGGCGGAGCTTCATGCTAAAGCCCCCGAGCCCGACGCGGCCGCAGCAGTGGCAAAGAGGACTGGAACCGCGAAGAGCTGCATCTGCGGCAACCTCTCTCCCCGCGCTACGTGCCTCTCGCTCCGACCCAGCTCAGCGCGCGCGCCCgtctctccccgccccctccccacctggcgCGCACCTGGCGGAGGCCGGGGTCCTGACCAGAGCAAGGAGGGCGCGTACCAGGGGCCCTAGGGAACCGCAGAACGCGCGCACCATGGGGCCGCCGCCCGGGGCCGGGGTCTTCTGCCGAGGTGGCTGCGGCTTTTCTCGATTGCTGGCATGGTGCTTCCTGCTGGCTCTGAGTCCGCATGCCCCCGGCTCCCGAGGAGCCGAAGCAGTGTGGACCGCGTACCTCAACGTGTCCTGGCGGGTTCCGCACACCGGAGTGAACCGCACCGTGTGGGAGCTGAGCGAGGAGGGCGTGTACGGCCAGGATTCGCCGCTCGAGCCTGTGGCGGGGGTTCTGGTGCCGCCGGACGGACCGGGGGCGCTCAACGCCTGTAACCCACACACGAATTTCACGGTGCCCACGGTCCCGGGGGACTGGGGAAACGCCGTGCAAGTGTCTTGGTTGGCCCTCATCCAGCGCGGCGGGGGCTGCACCTTCGCAGACAAGATCCATTTGGCTTACGAGAGAGGGGCGTCTGGAGCCGTCATCTTTAACTTCCCGGGGACCCGCAATGAGGTCATCCCCATGTCTCACCCGGGTGAGTGCAGCTGCTAAAATGCGCCCCATCAAACCCCTGCCAAGGccagtttctctatttttctcagttCTGTCCTCCCCCTATCCCCTTGCTTCGAAGGAAAACGAGTGCCCTTTCTGTCCCTACCGAGGGAGGCAGAGTCCTCTCCTCCCGGAGATTCACCCTGCGTGGGGGCTGGGTGGAAAAATCTTTCAGAATTTGCCTCTCTGGTAGGAAACGGTAAGACAAACGGAGTGCGGAGGCTGGCAGCTCGAGGACTGTTTGGGCTCTTTGCGTCGCCTTTTCCCGGTGTTTCACAAGGCTGCCTAGCCCCGGATTAATTGGTGGTGGGCAATGGCTTTGAAATGATAGAATTGCGAAGGCTGCCTGGAAATCCCTTCCTCGCTCTTTTCCTGTTTAACAGCCTCAGGCCCGCAGCAgatttttccctcctctctccctgtttTTCTCTCCCTGTTTCCTAGTATCAGGTACAAGATTGTGTTACTGTGCCCTGTTAACCTCATTGCAGTTTAGGTGGAAACTTTGCTTAGCTCTTGGGCTCTTCTCTGCCCAGGGATCTCAGGTCCCGTGTCATTGCTGGTATCAGTGCTTTCGTTTGCCTTTGAAAGATCTGATTTAGGTTATGGAGTGGCAAAACAGGTGATAAGTGTTGTTGAAAAAAGAAGAGGTCTATGCATGAGAGTAGCAAAGGCCTAGACTTTGGAAAAAGTAGTCAAAATAGGTCTTAAATTGATGGAAATGATGTGGGTTACTATTTTTCCCTCTTTAGTTATCCTTCCAGAAACCTTCTCCCTATTTGTGATTACATGACCATGCCATGTGTATAGTAATCCTAAGTcctaaaggacaaagaaaaacatttttggagCAAAAGGAAGAGACACATAATAGCAGTATATCATAGTTGTGGAGAGCTGGGCCTCAAGTCAGACGTTGGTTAAATTCCAGTTCCAGTGCTTACTAGTCCTGTGACCTTAGGCAACTTATTTGAAGTCTTTGAGTCTGGGTTCCCTCATCAATCAAATGGGAAAGAACTAAGAAAGAACTACTCCCACAGGTTTGCCTTGAGGATGAAATGAAGTGACGCCTGTAAAAAGAGTTGAACACATCATCCTTCTCAGTAAAGGCTGGCTACTAGGATTAACCTTTTACTAGTCACTGGAGAGATGGATCTGCTTATTTAACTACTagatgttttgtgtttttcttaaaacAGTATATCTGGCCCTACCTAGAGGGCACTTGCATTGAGTGACTGGGTGGCATGATGGAAAGAGTGCTGAACTGGAACTCAGGAGATTTCAGTTTTTTTAGTCCCTTCTTTGCCTGtaccagctttgtgaccttgtaCAAGTTACTCCCTGGTCAGATGATAGTATAGAGATAGGAAGGTGGAGACCAAGTTGGCAGAGTGTGCAGAGACAAAAGTGAACTAGATGAACTCGAAGATCCCTTCCAGCCCTAAAATGCTGTGATTCTTAGATTCTGTATTGATTAAAGGAGCAACTGTATCTCCCTTGCTTGACAATTCATTGATTAGaatgaaattactttttaaaggcTAATAAAGATGAAGAATAAGGACTTGGTAAATTTTCAAGTCCTTACGTTTCAATTGGCTGCCTAAATGCAAGGCTTTGACTTTGTCTCCTCCACTCATTTGCATGAGTGATTTGGAATTGAAGAGTACTCTTTAATTAGAGAGTTCCTATTTAGActgctttcctccttcttctgttAAGGATATAAGCTTCTATTTATCTGATAATTTTAGGGGAcaagaaaagtaatttttgttGAGCTTCCACTGTATTCCAGGCACTCTACATACATCTTATGCTTTATTAAGAGGCAGCAGGGTGTACTAGGAAAAGCACAGGCATCGTAGTCAAGGATGGGAATCAAACTCTGGGTTTACCACACAATAGCTTTGTGTCCTTGGTCAGATTATTTAACTTGACTGGATCTCAGattccccatctgtaagatggagatgaTATTTACATGACTATGATTATTAAGGATAACATGTAAACAATTTAGTAGATAATAAACATTCAATTAAAGTTAGTTTTTATAATAGGTTACTGCTAACAAGGTGCAAGAATTACATCTTACAAATATGTGCTTATGCAACGGTCAGTTTAAAGACATGAATACACTGGGAGTGTAATCATGGCTGTTTTGTTTCAGgatattatatagaaataaagcCCTAAACTTTGATCACTTAATTAAACTACATTCAGAAATATAGtttgatactttaaaaatttaatattatctGAGATGATGACTGTAGCAAAGTTCACCTTTCGACTGCCTAGCTAAAATAGCTAGCTAGTGACTTGAGGTATGGAATCACCTTCCCCCGCTTGAATTCCTGGAGAAACTACTTTTCAACACAGGGGAAAAATCACTCTGCATTTCATCCATGTGTGTTGTTGAATATTTGTTTGCAAAGTGCTGTATGTTTGCTCTGCTCATTCCTGAGAGGAATCCTGGGATTCACTGTAATCTCTGGTCAAAAATGACTTATCTTGGATCTTAGTGGCAGAGAGGTAGAACTGAGGTTTAAGCGTTGATTAACTCAATTTATATTCCCATGAATGACACAAGGGCCACTAAATGTGGAAAAGCCATTGCTGTCATCTTTGTTTACAAAAATCTCTCTTCACCCGCTCTCACAGGGGCCTGCGCTTGAATTGTTTGTCCTTTGTTTGAGTTTGTGCTGAGCGTCCACACTCTCACCAATCCACAGTCCTGTGACCATGAAGACCCATTTGTTTCAAGTTAACAGAACCAACTGGTTTAGACcagttgttttaaaacttttgtttattgGAGAGAAACTCTGCTATATAAGAGAAATCAATTACGAAAATGAGGCTGCTTTTATGTATACCAAAATTTCACAAAAGGTAGTTGTAGCCTTGCATCAACCCATACAgtttatttctgtatattattTTGGCTGCAAAGTTTCCAGAAAATTATGATTCCCATAGATTAATAATTGCAAATGATGGATGTTTATTAGCAGCTTGTCTTGCAATCTGTGGGTATTTTTCAATCAAATTCATCAAGAAACctgaaggaaaattagaaaattttggtTTCAAAGTTTGATCACTATTCATACTTCTTATCTTAAATATGAAGATCAGATGAGAAGCAGCAGCAAAAACTTAGAGTAAGCACTAAAGCCATCGAAAATGTAGGATTGTCACGATGAGACACGTTACTCATGTTCTTGTTATTGCGCAAATACCTGTTGTGCTTTTGCTAAGCAGATGGGCCTGAGCCTTGCACGC
It encodes:
- the RNF128 gene encoding E3 ubiquitin-protein ligase RNF128 isoform X2, yielding MFSYSLVPCSSIFHKTTRHTWPHRLRSYSNACPSCYPFKRRILQCPFLPPSHLYPQSSGRSFMLKPPSPTRPQQWQRGLEPRRAASAATSLPALRASRSDPAQRARPSLPAPSPPGAHLAEAGVLTRARRARTRGPREPQNARTMGPPPGAGVFCRGGCGFSRLLAWCFLLALSPHAPGSRGAEAVWTAYLNVSWRVPHTGVNRTVWELSEEGVYGQDSPLEPVAGVLVPPDGPGALNACNPHTNFTVPTVPGDWGNAVQVSWLALIQRGGGCTFADKIHLAYERGASGAVIFNFPGTRNEVIPMSHPGAGDIVAIMIGNLKGTKILQSIQRGIQVTMVIEVGKKHGPWVNHYSIFFVSVSFFIITAATVGYFIFYSARRLRNARAQSRKQRQLKADAKKAIGRLQLRTLKQGDKEIGPDGDSCAVCIELYKPNDLVRILTCNHIFHKTCVDPWLLEHRTCPMCKCDILKALGIEMKIFSW
- the RNF128 gene encoding E3 ubiquitin-protein ligase RNF128 isoform X1, producing the protein MFSYSLVPCSSIFHKTTRHTWPHRLRSYSNACPSCYPFKRRILQCPFLPPSHLYPQSSGRSFMLKPPSPTRPQQWQRGLEPRRAASAATSLPALRASRSDPAQRARPSLPAPSPPGAHLAEAGVLTRARRARTRGPREPQNARTMGPPPGAGVFCRGGCGFSRLLAWCFLLALSPHAPGSRGAEAVWTAYLNVSWRVPHTGVNRTVWELSEEGVYGQDSPLEPVAGVLVPPDGPGALNACNPHTNFTVPTVPGDWGNAVQVSWLALIQRGGGCTFADKIHLAYERGASGAVIFNFPGTRNEVIPMSHPGAGDIVAIMIGNLKGTKILQSIQRGIQVTMVIEVGKKHGPWVNHYSIFFVSVSFFIITAATVGYFIFYSARRLRNARAQSRKQRQLKADAKKAIGRLQLRTLKQGDKEIGPDGDSCAVCIELYKPNDLVRILTCNHIFHKTCVDPWLLEHRTCPMCKCDILKALGIEVDVEDGSVSLQVPVSNETSNSASPHEEDNRSETASSGYASVQGADEPPLEEHVQSANENLQLVNHEANSVAVDVVPHVDNPTFEEDETPDQDNAVREIKS